The sequence below is a genomic window from Entelurus aequoreus isolate RoL-2023_Sb linkage group LG15, RoL_Eaeq_v1.1, whole genome shotgun sequence.
atcacccccggttgggtcgcttggaggagggcgtatgaccagttgagagacccgaaacgcccggtgaatccaagaggtcactgaggatgtgtccagactaagcatcagtagatgtatgtacacagcgatatatatatatgtatattagggctgtcaagtgatgatttttttttaatcaattatcaaTCACAGGTAATATTTGTTTGCATGAATAAAATTAACTTAATAAAATACCCCAGTATgcaatttggtaaaaaaaatttcGTACAGGTACGCTTTTTAAATggactgaactgcaagtcattgatttgctcaaaattgGTTATAGTAAGTATAGTAAAAATTAAGTGCattgtgcacattttgaaagtctttgcaatAACATCGCAAACTCGGTACAGATGtacaatatattaataaataatgtaatgaaGACATCCTTAAACAATTTTACATAGTGCAGAATTTACATCTGCATGTACTAGTCCTTTGTTTAATCAGTTGCTTAAACAAACAACATTATTTTCCTTCACGCTGATCTCTTTTTTGTACAAACTACCGTTGTCCAAACTGCCTTGGAGGTAGTTTGTACGACGGTAGTTGGCAACATGAACAACAGCTTTATTATGGATGTTCACAGAGGTTAGGTGTCCTACATGCCGTGGCTGTCCGTTCAGATCAAAGCATATTGTTTAACTAATCAGTGGTAAATGCAGGTAAACTCAGTCAGCAAAGTTTGTTGTCTCTGTTTGCTGTCcatgtagcattcatgctagcgaCCCCATCCTCATTTTCAAGTTTCGCTTTAAGGTGgtgttttaaacttgatgtgcgccaATGATAAGGAACTTTGTCTCTTCAATATTAATTACTTCAGTTttatttaaaggtttttttttgttgttgccttttttaatatatttttttaaatgcataaaatttattgatgatgatatatatatatatatatatatatatatatatatatatatatatatatatatatatatatatatatatatatatatatatatatatatatatatatatatatatatatatatatatatagtcaaggtttctggggTTTatttgttatacagtgctcaataccggggtagagcggaatatacggtaGGTTATTAAAgtgacacttcaataaaatcccctgaagagcagggaaacctgcgatcAGCATTgttgggatgaaatagcctctgtgttgttttcctgacctaacgtatatatatatatatatatatatatatatatatatatatatatatatatatatatatatatatatatatatatatatatatatatatatggtaacactttagtatggagaacatattctaagtaacaaagacttaatttagagttatttggacactagaggaacatataagggttagggttagggttactaataagcaataattctgaggttattgagggaagactcttagttaatggctcacTGGTTGTATAatgaggccatgcagaataaggcatttataagtacttaataatgactaattaagagccaatatggtactaatttgcatgttaataagaaactaattaatggtgaatatgttccccatactaaagtattaccatatatatatatatatatatatatatatatatatatatatatatatatatatatatatatatatatatatatatatatatatatatatatatacataatattttatatttttgaggattttatttttttgaatatataaatatgtattaccTTTATAATCCAacccttatttttttatttggaatAATATTTGTCAGAGAGTTGGATCCAAAAAACAGTGATATCGGTTTTCGCAAATGAACTTGTAATAAATGCCTTACCTAACCTAAATGCCATGCACTTTCTGCAGTTGAATAAGGAGACTCCCCTtgagaaatataaatgggttgttAAACTctaatttaaagttttttttaattacttagcTGTGTCCAAAagaaacacacacccacacacacgcttATTCTTTCTTCCACTTTTTCTCTCTCCAACATTCCGGCGCACACAAAGTCAAACTGTTGTTCCTCTGCCAGTAAATAAATGACGGTAGTTGTgacagtaaaaaaacaataagTCTGGACCAGTTGATCACAAGCAGGGTAGGCTGTAGATGAAAAAAACAGCAACATGGAAGGCCCAGGAAGAAAAGAAAgtaacattgtttttatttctctGCAGATACATCAAAGAGATGCAACATTCCTCGGCATCTTGCCAATTTGACAACATTCGGAGCTCTCTCTCCTTGGTGCATATTCACTGAACAAACAGAGAAGAGAGGAAAGTAGAGTTGTTGCTAATAAAAGTGTTGTGCTGTGCATCAAGTGTGTTGTTTGCTTGGAAACACACACCTGACCAGATGTGTTCACTGCTAGTCTGTAAAGGATGACTTGGAACGAAAAATTACTGAAACCAGAGGATacctttaatgtaaaattattcacGAAGGGCAACAAAATGACCAGAATCAggttttttaaaagcattttcaTGTTTGTTTTACTTCAAGGGTGCTTTGTCTCATCGTTACAGTACAAATGTTATCATTTATGTACAAAACTTACTGTACGTttgagtattatttattttatcatgGCATTGTGCTTCAAAGCATATTCATTTGATAAGTACTAATACTGAAAATgatgttttaattaaataaacaaatgtttccTGTTTTTGTGGTGATTAAGTCCATCTGGAATGTAGACTTTTATAGTGTATAGTCAGCATcttgataaaaaacaaaaaacaaaaacaactcctGAAAGGAATCTCTTTCAAAAAACGTTTTGGATCGTTCACAATGACACCCAAAGTAAACATGTTCTTaatattggttggttggttgtagtttatttcaaacatgtatacaatttcaatatgatacatcactgtggaagttgcttcctagcagttccaagcatgcagtttttaacaaagtttttaatgtACATAGGTTTTTTCAAAATCTTTCTctcgcagaacgtgacttttcagtcacgtccatatcctctcccctcctgctcccggccgcttactgttaaatacaacagatgattagattaacacgtaccacctgtgaaatctaatcacctgccagctgtgtctcgccgccagcactgccacgcccccgtctgatggtgctctgtcctcagcaccatggacagaggcggtgaactttgctcctgcaggcagcgctgaccacacctccccccacagtcatatatttttatttgtatttctaatTGTGGAGGGTGGcatggtctgcgggcctgccgcggagcgaggtgtgtaaggaccggccttgaagccagcggcaggtgagtagattgcctagctggggctggttatctaatcacctgtcgcctttattagcagcagccgggccgagacacgtagttggagttggagttgctggTGAGCGGACACAGTTGATGGACATTGCCGGAAGGAAAAAGCCACAAAGACTGAAAAGTTTTAGCGTGGAGTGTGGTCCTAGCGTGTGTGCGCTCACAAATAAAGACATTATTACACCAGATTACCGGGCTCACGAGGGGGTCTGTTACGGTCAGGAGGACCCACGAGAGGTCACACTAATATTCAAAGACTATTCTTTAGTATGTAATTTCTTTGCCTTGTAAGTGTAAATTTTCTCGATGCAAAATCATGTATCTGGACTTTTTTTATCAAatctaataaataatataatgtcACTGACACTTTTACGTTTTGTAAATGCAAAGTCTCCTTATTGTAATTGGGCAGTTGTCTAAACTTGCCCTACGTACTATTTTACATTTTTAGATAAACTTTTACAATCAGTTGTTGTTAGTATTTCTAGTAGTATAgtggtagtactagtagtagtagtagtagtgccaGTGTGTTAGTATCTAGAGcgggagtgtccaaactttttctactaaGGGCAGGATACGAAAATTTTCAAAGAATGATTTGATACgtttgtatatgttttttaaagccgtttgacaacatttatgtattttatatgtattatgtaataaatatttgtattacgTCATATATTATATGTTTTTAGTATAGTATTTTaattttatgtatgtattttaatcCATTAAtttcaaaataattaaaatattttctaGCTTCTTCATGATGccttctcatatatatatatatatatatatatatatatataatatccgaAAGTTACaatcagtagaaaatgaatggatggatataattatatggtaaatgggttatacttgtatagcgcttttctaccttcaaggtattcaaagcgctttgacactatttccacattcacccatacacacactgatggcgggagctgccatgcaaggccctaaccacgacccatcaggagcaaggatgaagtgtcttgctcaaggacacaacagacgtgacaaggttggtagaagatggggattgaaccaggaaccctcaggttgctggcacggccactctcccaacgccgtccccaatatatatatatatatatatatatatatatatatatatatatatatatatatatatatatatatatatatatatatatatatgttccatacatttttaatcaattaatgtcaaaacattgaaacatttttatttcttgtttaagATGGATGCCTTAATTTTTTAGCCTTTTAACAAACTAAAAACATGAATTATTTCAATATTTCATatatgttgtgtaatacaaatgtgtattatataattttataaatcattttatatgtataaataaatatatttttatattttaaatttttaattaaacaactattaaatttgtttttattaattttattcaaataaatatgaagaaataaagttgtttataattttgacaataaatattttacatatttttatacaAGACTGTGGTGGaaggtccgaatcttaaacagcaacaaaaagtgaatttagtacaaaagtttacAGTTACAAAAAAATGTACCCATAATCAAAttgtacaaggttggattgaattgccaatgcaaacagacaacgtcctccggagacgttggatgaatcgagaatcatgcgaatcatacatagacttggtctacttggccatttatgtgtttccctcgtgtgtcaaggtcccgttgttttggacctgtttgttctgcaacatcctggaatcccttagtcataataatcaatcaaaacattttgtacaatggtCAGTCCGACCATACGTTCAACTATAACCCACATATGCTCCTTCCAATGGTACagaatagaaaaaaaagaaacgagcagacattccactACTTTCTTAATGGTTTTTGACCTCGCCCTCTTTCTGGACTTTGACAGATACCAAATATGgtacaaaggtcagaaattccaccacaagactttatattatttatttgtattttaaatatatgtgtgtatatatattagggctgtccagtaagttattatatatatatatgtatatatatatatgtatatatatatatatatatatatatatatatatatatatatatatatatatatattatacattttttaatcaacgaatttcaacacaataaaacaattttCTTACTTGTTTATGATGCCTGCCTCAATTTTTAGcctttagaaaaaatacaaacatgtatTCTTTTAATATTTCATGTATATTGTATaatacatatttgtattattatataattttataaataatgtatatgtatcaataaatatgtttttatattttaaatatatttaatttaacaactattaattgttttaaattaattttactcaaataaatatgaataaatgaagttgtctatattttttttacaataattttttttacaataaatgttTTACCCGCAATTTCTgtaatatttaattgtatttaattgtattaatatactgtatacatatgcatatatatatatatatatatatatatatatatatatatatatatatatatatatatatatatatatatatatatatatatatatatatatatatatataaaatactgaatattaaATAGTACTAAACAAAGGGCAAGTGAATTTCCGCATTAAATTTCATGGTTTAGAATAAAACATATTTACGAAACAAATGTGtactaaatatatatgtttttattaatttggaTCCAATAAATATTAAAGAACATGTTTCTCTTTCCATGACTGCGTAGGTTTTCCTTCCGGGTCCTCcgacttcttcccacctccaaaaacatgcacctggggatagcgtgattggcaacactaaattggccctagtgtgtgaatgtgagtgtgaatgttgtctgtctatctgtattggccctgtgatgaggtggcgacttgtccagtgtgcacCCCACCTTTTGCtcgagtgcagctggaatagagctggaatcaagaaataataataatcaaaacaagtacagaaacagtgaaaaaaacagtacaaaacagagccagggggttgtaaactaaataaagtaactaacatagaatgcaaaatatatatatgtaacaaaatgtaaagccataggctcacacaagttccgtaaataatttaaatttggaacacagcatcatagttttcacagtttgttggttgttagaggtagagtgttttaaagtagagttctaattctttttaaaggcacaaaaaacaggtttgggtattgagaaacttacatttacgAATACAAAACTTAGCCAACAGTATAATGAGGTTGGaatggtaaaattccttttcaaatgtttttttcatacagtgtaaatccaaatagcacatctttaaaacaaagcacacatttgtcatgaatattatcCTACACGGGACTACATCTCCCAGCACAGGATTCCTAGATCGTGACGTCATATGTGGGCGCCTCGATCGTCTTACCACACTTGCAGTTACAGGCCAAGTCGTCCGTAGATTTAGTATTATTTATAGTTAAAGTTAGGCCATCGAAAGTGTCGTAATGGCGTACACGCAGATATTAAACATGCTGCATCGCACTTTAGGGCCAAAAGCGACCCAGACATTTAGCTTGGTAGCAAGTCGCACACACAGGACACAGTCAGTGTTGTCGACCTTCTGCAGCAGGGTCGAAGCTCCGTTTGGACGTTTTCGTGCTTATAGTTGCTTCCTGCAGCCACGGAGAACTATTCACGTCGACTCCAGCGTGAAAAATAAAAGCGAGGAGAGAGAAGTTGGACAGAAGTCGGTGTCCAAGTACCCACGCAGCACCACCACGGCGACTGCACGCAAAGGTAAACAAACACTTCAAGAGACACCACATCCGCATCATTTTCATTCAAAGTATACCAACAAACAATTAGTCTGTGCACTTTTTAAATATTCAAGTTTGTAATAATTAAACATATTGGTTAATATTGGACTATCATTAGTGGAAAAAATAATTTGGGATAATCAAAATCTGTCattcatcattattatcatttcaATGCACTAAAATTGGACCAAAACGAGACCTCTTTGttctttttttgtaaatttaaaaagttaaactaccactgatagtcacacacactaggtgtggtgaaatttccctctgcatttgacccatccccttgttccaccccctgggaggtgaggggagcagtgagcagcagcagcggtgtccgggctcgggaatcattttggggatccaacccctgatgctgagaGCCAAGCattgaggtaatgggtcccattttatagtctttggtatgactcggccggggtttgaactcacgacctaccgatctcagggcggacactctataatGTACAGTACaccaaataaataacattttacacaaTAATGTATTGTGTCTAATTAAAATAGTATGCATAATgattacatataaatatacaatataaacactaTATAATTAGCATATGCAGGTGCATTTCAATAAAtgtgaatatttttgaaaatgagtTTAAatgttgaatacatttttaaaaagttaataaTTTCTCAACTTTTTGATAGTTTTAATGATCATAGCTTtggtaataatatataatatccctataataaaaaaaaagttcaattttgtaAACTATGTAAAATAATGGCTCACTCTCTCTTTTTTGCTCTCTTAGATTGAGTCGAACTCCTGATATCAAGtcacttttgcacaatattgacattttttgacatGTGAATCTGAGTTATTGTTATGGTAATGTTGTTATAGAATGCCATTATCCTCATGTAAGAGGTATGATGTTGTAACGTATTCTACAAAATGGTTTACATGTTTTGCAGTGAAAGAAGCTGGCAGAGATTTCACCTACTTGATAGTCGTACTCATCGGGCTCGGAGTGACAGGTGACTTCAGCCAATCAGAAACGGATTATTTGCCTCTCATTATCAGCCATATTGCATTATGCTATTATTGTTCTTTATGTCGCAGGTGGTCTTCTGTTTGTCGTCTTTCAGGAACTGTTTTCTTCCTCCAGTCCAAATAAAGTCTACGGGAAAGCGTTTGACAAAGTCCGATTAGACCCAGAGGTAATTAAACTGCTGGTACATAGTTGTGAATACACAGTATTTTAACAGGTATTGGaaaaatattcatttatttattaatacagGTCATTGGCGCATTCGGAGAACCGATCAAGTGCTACGGCGAGATTACCCGTCGAGGAAGACGACAACATATCAGGTTGGAGAATTTGATTACGAAACAAAACTTATTATTCAAACACTACATGTGGCTATTCATcagctgttgttttttaaataatccaACTGTATTGTTTTATCTCCGTAGTCATTCAGAGTTCCTAAAGGAGGGAATAAAGCACATGCGACTAAAGTTTTACATTGAAGGATCAGAGCCAGGTCTTAAAGGCACAGTGCACTCAGAGTCAAAAGAGGTTTGTATTGTATAGAATGATCTAACCACTACatgcaacattattttattttaaaaaatggaattGCTTGTCATTTTTCAGAATCCGGAAACAGGAAAATATGAGTTCCGGTACATATTTGTAGACATTGACACCTACCCAAGGAGGAACATAATTGTGGAAGATaatcgatgatgatgatgataatgaaaaaaaataaaaggacTAATCCACTCAGTGAACAGAGCTGGCTAATAATTTATGTTGTGCTGTAAATGtggttaagaaaaaaaaaatagcagagATGCAAATGTAACCATTACATAAAATGAGTACAgtttttgtattaaaaataaattactgtaaaatatcaatcaTTTTTATCTGCTGCAaactttttttatgtttacatttgtaATTGTTTGATTAACATTTTTAACTGCCTTTAAGTGCTGTACAAATGAGCTTAAAAGTGCTTTGAAAGGTTCCTATAAAATAAATTTATAATCATTAGtaatagtgtgtgcgtgtgtgttttccacaggtgaaaaaaaaaaaagattccgtgcaaaggtttgtttattccagcaattggCTTTGCAAGGTGAATCTAATATCTGACATAGGCATAGGGGGTTTCAAAAACTAAGCTGTGATCATGAACATTATAAAACTATattatatctcactttgcatgtaataagttacTGTTATATAATAGTTTAACTTTTGAAGTTAAATTGCTGAAATGAATGGACTTTTGCACAATTTTCTAactgagtttcacctgtataatcaACTTTCATAAGTTTTGACTGGTTGTTGTTATTGATCACGGCCACTAGAAGACGACAAAGCACCaaaatactgtactttaatgtggaAAATCTGATCCATTTTTAAATTCCTTGAATCCAAAGGATTGATAGCGTTTGAATCGCTGTTACGAATCGATGAGTATTCCACAATATGATTCTTGTTGGAAAAAGTAAATCACTCAGAAGCGTCTCCCTAGAAATGTGCACAATTTGTTCTTTGACCCTGTGGCGCATTCTCAGACCCTCGTTAATTTTAAACACTATATTTTTAAATCGTTGTCAAAAAGGTCCCATTCATCCATCAtaattaaataattgttttatatGAACTGTTTTATAAAACTTGGTGTAGTTTTTCAACTGAAGCAGTCTTTCACGCGCCTTCCTGTTTCCAAATAGAGCTTTTACGATTATCCCTGACGGCTATCAGCCACGCCCACTTGAGAAGGTAGCATTGTCAGTGGGACGCAATGGTTTGTTAAAGATTCAAGATTATTACAGCATGCTAGCCTAAACTACAAGACTCGTTTTTTGATTATTTCATTTTTAATCAAAACAATTATTAGTAAGTTGTGAGGTTTATGGTAGTCTTAATTGGAAAGGCTATGATAAAGTCAACACAGATGGGCCTTGGAACTATTGTTTGTGGCCTGCGTTCATGTTAGCTTAAGTTAGCCTTGACTGCTCCTGGACCTCCCCTGGAATTAAAGCCCGGAGAAGACGCGACTATTGCGGGTAAGAAGGCAACAAGAAGCAATGGTCCTTATTGGCAGCTAACTAACCCGCGAGCCACAGTGCTGCTATCAAGTAAGTCCACCATGTTTGTTTTGGGCAAAGTTTGGTGGAAAGCTAAGCTTAGCATGTTAGCGCTAGGTTTCCAACAGCTGTTTTGAATATAAAACCATAAACATGGCTCTAACGCTGTTTTGcgttaatatataatataataatgttgtgtttattTAACACTGGTAGCATTGTAGCGTTTAGTGACGGTATTTCTCGGCCGTTCGACAAAAATGTGCGGCTGGTTCGAGAAGGATCAGCTGTGTTTGTGTCAAACTACTGAGCTAATAACTCTTCCGGCCCCGCTACACTAATTATGGTAGTGACAAGATGCTATCGTGTAAATTCATAGGGATTCATATAAATCCTAGTTTAATTTTTAAGCAATGTTTACCTTTGATTTATGATTGGAAATGCAATAATCCCTTTCAGGGTCAAACTGGTACCACTGTACGCACGTACAAGACTTAAGGccgtcagtatatcagtatgtggaattaagttatggaatggattaagcaaagaaatcaaacaatgtactaatatgatccacttcaagaaactcttcaaacttaaagtgtttacaaagtacaaataagAAGAACCATGTTAAACATGCAGAattaatttcatccatccattcatgttctagataatcttactcatctcaccatatgaataATAACTTAttcaaccatatatatatatatatatatatttttaaattgttattacttatggagtatattgtgaataaattgagaacaggaagtgaacaaaagttttagaaactgctatgtaaaggaaaaggggtatgaataaataagctctgcttcttcctact
It includes:
- the timm21 gene encoding mitochondrial import inner membrane translocase subunit Tim21-like — translated: MAYTQILNMLHRTLGPKATQTFSLVASRTHRTQSVLSTFCSRVEAPFGRFRAYSCFLQPRRTIHVDSSVKNKSEEREVGQKSVSKYPRSTTTATARKVKEAGRDFTYLIVVLIGLGVTGGLLFVVFQELFSSSSPNKVYGKAFDKVRLDPEVIGAFGEPIKCYGEITRRGRRQHISHSEFLKEGIKHMRLKFYIEGSEPGLKGTVHSESKENPETGKYEFRYIFVDIDTYPRRNIIVEDNR